DNA from Rubripirellula lacrimiformis:
CTTACGCGTCGGGGGACTGGAATTGCTTGGTGGGGGATTGGGGTGGGGGATTGCCGGATCGGCGTCGCTGCGCTCCTTGATCCGGCCTACTTTGCTGGCAACTTGCTTGCACGGGGCTATTTGATGGCGCCGGGCGGCGTCGATCCCCGTTGGGACAACCGTTTTTGCCACGACAGTTGCTGGGTCGGCGGCCGCAGTTGCTCGTTCGAGTGAACCGTCGCGATCGACGATGCCTTGGTTCGATGCTTGGCGATGATCTCGTCTAGCAGGTGTCGCAGTTCTTCGACCGATGGTGGATTTTCAATGTCCAGGCGGATCAGGGGAAGCTTGGCGGTTGCTAGCACTTGACGCATGAAATCATGCTGAGTCCGCCGCCGTCGATCCATGATCGGTTCGGTCTGGACCGCGCAGATCGATGCTCCGCTGGTCGCGTCACAGATCAAGAAGTCGATCCGCTTCAGATTCAATCGGACCGCTTGCTGGACAAATTCAGTCGCGTTGGCGAGGTAGATGACGTCGCTGAGGCGTGTGTGGGGGCACACGATTGCTCGGGTGCCGACGGCCTGTTGAAGTTGGCGAAATAGCACCAATTCGGCAGATGACAGGAATCGCGGTCGCGCCTCGGCCGGTACGGTGGCGGCGACCTTCGGAACTTCCCAGCGGCCGGTTTTGAAAAAATGCCGCGCCTTCAGAACCCACGGGAAATGGGTTTCGATTGGCATCCGTTTGTCCTCGTGTCACGCTTGATTGTCTTCGCGTCGAGCGACGCAAAGTGTCAAAGTTTTATGAGGATAGTGCCTGGGCAATTCGTTCGGCAAGGTGTCCCCGCTGCGGAGCGGTGGTCAACAATGCACCGACGCCACTAGGCTGGGAAGCACTGCAGCCCCCCTGCCGTTGGTCGGTTGGGATCATCTGAAACGCGGCGATTCGCTACGCCGTCGCTCGCAGATGTCGAACCGATAGCACGCCCTTGATGCTGCGGATTGCTGCGATCGTTTCGTCGCTGATTTCAGCGTCCAGGTCGACGATGGTATAGGCAATGTCGCCGCGCGACTTGTTCAACAAGTCGGCGATGTTCTGTCCGGCATTTGCAAGCAATGTCGAAATCTGGCCGACCATGTTCGGGACGTTCGCGTTGGCGATCGTGATCCGATGGCCGCTGGTCCGCGGCATGTGGGCCTCGGGGAAATTGACCGAATTGGTCACCGTGCCGTCTTCTAGGAATTCGCGAACGCTATCGGCGACCATCATCGCACAGTTTTCTTCGGCTTCGTTGGTCGAGGCACCCAGGTGAGGGAACGCCAATACCTTGGGGTGCTTCAGGAGCGCTGCGGTCGGGAAGTCGGCGACGTAGCAATGGGAGTGGCCTGAATCCAACGACGCCAGAACCGCCGCATCGTCGCAGATGCCGCCGCGAGCCAGGTTTACGATGATTCCGCCCTTGGGCATCATCTTCAATCGTTCGGCGTTGACGATGCCGCGTGTGGCGTCGATCAGCGGTACGTGGACCGTGATGGCGTCGCATTGCGAAAACAGGTGGTCCAGGCTGACAGCCTTTTCGACGCCACTGGACAGTTGCCAAGCGCTTTGCACCGAAATCAACGGATCGTATCCGACGACTTTCATGCCCAGCGACAGTGCCGCGTTGGCGACGCGAACGCCGATCGCACCCAGGCCGATCACGCCCAATGTCTTCGACGGCAGTTCGGATCCGACAAAGTTCTTCTTGCCCGCTTCGACTGCGACCGAAATCGCTGCATCGTCACCCTCGACGTCGGCAGCGAAACGCATGGCACCATGGATATTCCGCGATGCCATCAACAAACCAGCCAGAACCAGTTCTTTGACAGCATTGGCGTTTGCACCCGGTGCGTTGAACACGGGGACGCCGCGGCTGGTCATCGCTTCGACCGGGATATTGTTGACCCCGGCTCCCGCGCGACCGATCGCGGCCACCGATTCGGGGATTTCCATATCGTGCATTTTGAACGAACGCAGCAGAATGCCGTCCGGGTCGCTAATTTCCGAGCCGATCTCGTACTGTTCACGAGGCAAGCGTTGAAGGCCCAGGGGAGAGATGTTGTTCAGCGTCAGAATCTTGTGCATGGACGGCTAGTGGCGTTTGGCGGAAATGCGAAAGAAAGGGAATAGAGGTTCGGCCGGGGGTGAAGGCTGCCCTCCCCTGCCCGACCGAAGTCACGAAACAGAAAGCCCAAGTCCTTCGAAGCTCGATTGCTTCAAAGGACCGCGGGCTTAGCCGTTTTTGTTGGCGAAATCATCCATGAACGAAGCGAGGGCTTGGGCACCTTCGTGCGGCATCGCGTTGTAGATGCTGGCCCGAATGCCACCGACACTGCGGTGACCCTTTAGGTTCTGCAGATTTTGTTTGCTGGCTTCGGCGACGAATTGACCTAGCAGTTCTTCGTTTGGCAAATTGAAGGTCACGTTCATCATCGATCGGCAATCGGTTTGGGCATGCCCGAGATAAAATTCGGGATGCTTGTCGATCGTGCCGTACAGCAATGCCGATTTGGCCCGGTTCTGGGCTTCCATCGTTTCCAGTCCGCCAATGTCGTTTTGCAACCATTTGGCGACTTTCCCCAGCACGTAGATCGGGAATGTGGGAGGCGTGTTCCACATGGATCCATTGCTAGCGTGGTTCTTGTAGTTCAAGTACCCAGGCAGCGATTCGCTGCCGCGTTCCAGCAGATCGCGGCGGATGATCACGACCGTCACGCCGGCCGGGCCAGCGTTCTTTTGAGCACAGGCGTACAACAATCCGTATTTGTTGATATCCAGCGGACGCGACAGAAAGTCGCTCGAAGCGTCGCTGATCAGCGGGACATCGGCCCCGGTTTGGGGTTCGGATTGGAACTGAACTCCCTGGATCGTTTCGTTGCTGCAGTAATAAAGGTACGCCGCGTTATCATCGGTTTGATAGTCGCCCGCGGTGGGGACACGGTCAAAGTTTGATTCCGCAGCCGAATAGGCGATATCGACGGTGCCTTCTTTTTTGGCTTCGCCAATCGCCTTTTTGCCCCAGGCACCGGTCAGCAGGTACTGCGCCGATTTGCCGCTATCGCGAAGCAGGTTGGCCGGGATCATCGAAAACTGTAGGGCTGCCCCGCCCTGCAGCATCAAAACGGCGTAATCGTCCGAAATATTCAGCAGCGATCGAATCGACGCTTCGGCTTGTTCCATGATGTCGATGAAGACTTTGCCACGGTGGCTCAGTTCCATGACAGAGGCCCCGGCACCGGGATAACACAACAGTTCGTCCTGGACCTCCTGCAACACTGGCAGCGGCAAAGCGGCCGGACCAGCCGAAAAGTTGAAAACCCGCTCTGCGGTCGCTGTGGCGCTCATCGTATCTGAGTTTCCTATAACGAAGGGTATCATGGGATCAAGCAAGCCAAACGGGCCGGAATGACAGCCAGCCTGACCGAGGAATGCTTTTGACATCGGATTCTATGCCTTCCGACAATGGTGCGGAAGGTTGCGATCCGCACCAACTTCAAGCGAGCCGCTAAATGCTTCTTAACGACGGTGACGGGGGTCAGATTGACGCCAATCGCGATGCCGACGACGGTTCTGACCGATCTGACGTGGATCGAGCGATCCAACTTGCCGCGGACCTGCTAGAGCGGGCTGCCGAACTGCAGACTCCGCAAGAACGCCGCCAACAGGCCGAATTGGACCGAATGGTCAAGCACCAGACGGACAAAGCCACCATGGTCGAAATGACCGACCAAGCTTTTCGGACCTATTCCCCGGCTCGCGTCGCCGACCAGCTGACCCACCTGTTGGATGTCCAGGGGATCCCGCGGTTCTTCAGTCCCGTCGAACAGGCGATGCTGCGTGGGTTCCAGTCGTTCGGGGAATATCTGCCCGGCGTGGCGGTCCCGCTAGTCAAAGAAAAGATGCGCCGCGAAACCGCGAACGTGATCTTGCCGGCCGAACCGGAACTGTTGACCCAGCACCTTCGCAACCGGCAAAGCCACGGCGTCGGTATGAACGTCAACCTGTTGGGCGAAGCCGTGCTGGGCGAAGACGAGGTCCGAAACCGAATGCGACGCTACACCGAAGCGCTGCGTTTGGATGATGTCCGATGCATGTCGGTGAAGATATCGACCATGGACAGTCAAGTGTCGTCGCTGGCACGCCAGCACACGATTGACAAAGTTTCCGACCGATTGGAAACGTTGTATCGAACCGCGGATCGCGAAATCGATCCGTCGACGGGCAACAGCAAGTTCATCTATCTGGACATGGAAGAATATCGCGATCTGTACCTGACCGCCGATGTGCTGTGCCAGACGCTGGACCGCCCCGGACTGGAACAAACTCGCGCTGGTATCGCGCTGCAGGCCTATGTGCCTGATTCCTATCCCGTGATGCAGCGCTTGATCGAGTGGTCGACCAAGCGAGTTGCCGATGGTTGCACCGGACTGACGATTCGGTTGGTCAAAGGCGCCAACCTGGAAATGGAACGCGTGGAATCTTCCATCGGCGGCCACCGACAATCCCCCTACATGTCAAAGGTGGAAACCGACGCGAACTACAAACGCATGCTTCGCGACTTGGTCGCTGCGGCACGATCGGGCATCGTCCACATCGGCTTGGCATCCCACAATTTATTCGATGTCGCACTGGGATTGATTTGGGCTGGCGATTTGGTTCATACCGACGCAATTCAGATCGAAATGTTGGAAGGGATGGCCAATCACCAACGCCGGGCGATCGGAGACCATGTCGAGAATCTATTGCTGTATGCACCGGCATGTCGGCAGGATGAATTTCTGAATGCGATCGGGTACCTGATTCGGCGATTGGACGAAAACACCGGACCTCAGAATTTCTTGCGTCACTCGTATCGGTTGAAACCGGGCAGCCCCGAATTCAAACGTTTGGCGGATGATTTCCGGCAATCGTATGCGATGATCGATTCGGTATCGTCGGCGCCACGCCGGAATGTCGAACGAAAGGATGCACCGGAGCAGCCGCCGGTTGCCGAACACTGGTCGTTGTACGTCAACGAACCGGATACCGACTGGTCCGTTCCCGCCAATTCGGTTTGGGCGGAACAGACGTTGCAAAAATGGAAAGATCAGTGCGGTGATCAGGCGACGGTGGTTCCCTTGTGGGTGGGGGATCAACAGGTCACGCCCGAGCCTGACCAGATGCGTGAATCGACGGACCCATCGCGGCCTGGATGCGTGGTTTGCCGTTACCCGATGGCCAGTTTGGATCAGGTGCAGCAGGCCGTTTCGATTGCCGCGTCCGACAGCAATCCGTGGAAAGACACGTCGCTGGAACATCGCCATGAAGTGCTTCGCGGGGCGGCCCAGCGAATGCGGCAGCGGCGTGGTGATATGATCGGCGCGATGGTCGCCGAAGGCGGGAAAACGATTCCAGAAGCCGATCCCGAAATCAGCGAAGCGATCGACTTTTGCGAGTTCTATCCGCTGACGGTCAATCATTGGGCCCAGCAAGCCGGCGTTGATATCTGTTCGCGCGGTGTCGTGGCGGTGATCACCCCTTGGAATTTCCCGTTGGCGATTCCGGCAGGCGGAATCGCGGCGGCGTTGGCGTGTGGCAACACCGTGATCCTGAAACCCGCATCCGAAACCGTTTGGGTCGCAGCGATGGTATGCGACGCGTTCTGGGACGCTGGCGTCCCGCGTGATGCGTTGCAAATGCTTCCCTGCGAGGACGAGGTCGCTGAATCGGGACTGGTCAAAGACGGCCGCGTCGAAACGGTGATCTTGACCGGGGGAACATCGACGGCCAAACGGATGTTGGCAGTGCGACCGGATTTGCACTTGTTGGCTGAAACCGGCGGGAAGAATGCAACCATCGTGACGGCGATGGCCGATCGTGATTTGGCGGTCAAGCACGTTGTCCAGTCGGCGTTTGGACACGCTGGTCAAAAATGCAGTGCGACATCGCTGCTGTTGTTGGAACAAGAGGTGTTCGACGATCCGAAATTTCAATCGCTGTTGGCCGATGCGGTCGAGAGTTTGCCGGTGGGTTCGGCTTGGGATCTGGAAACCAAGATGGGCCCGTTGATCGCTCCGCCCGGCAAGACGCTGACTCGCGGAATGAAGACTCTGGAAGACGACGAAACTTGGTTGGTGGCTCCCGAACATATCGTCGGCCAGCCCAATCTGTATCGCCCCGGCGTCAAATGGAATGTCGCACCAGGAAGTTTCTCGCACCTGACCGAACTGTTCGGTCCGGTGTTGGGTGTGATGCCGTTCAGTCGGCTAGAGGAGGCGATCGAAATTGTCCGGTCGACCGGGTACGGATTGACCAGCGGGCTGGAAAGTCTGGATGACCGCGAAATCGAATTGTGGAAACAATCGATTCACGCAGGCAACCTGTACATCAACCGATCCACGACCGGGGCGATTGTGCTGCGGCAACCATTCGGCGGCGTGGGGCTTAGTGCGTATGGTCCGGGAGTCAAAGCCGGGGGGCCGCACTATGTGTTGGCGCTGATGCGAATCACCGATTCAGGTCAAACCACGCCGTCGACCGATTCGGTGTCCACCACGGTGGCCCCCTCGACGCTGGGATCGAAGCCGACCGATGCTCTAACGCGTTGGGTTGGTGAATTGTCGGGGACGGGAATCGACGACGAACTTCGTCGGTCGCTGATGCAAATGGTCGACGAATGTTCTCGCGCCATGCAGGTCGAATTCTCGGGCAGTCACGACACCGTCCGACTGCTCGGCCAAGACAATCTTCGTCGATATCTTTCGGTCAAAGGTTTGACGATCCGTGTGGAAGCTGGCGATTCGCAAAGCGACTTGCTATCAGCCGTGATTGCCGCGGTTTCGGTTCAGACTCCGGTCACGTTGTCGATCGACCCGAAGGTGCCCGATGAATGGATCGAGTGGCTGGATGCGGCGGCCGACGCGGTGCCCGGTTTGGTCGATCCGATCGACGAAACGGATTCGGATCTGGCTGATCGGATCGCTGCGGGGGATGTCACTCGGCTGCGTCGTTTGACGCCATCCGTTCCCGGTTCGGGTTCGTTGGCGGCTTGTTGCGAACACTTCGTGACGGTCATTTCGGAACCGGTGCTATCCTGCGCCGCGATCGAATGTCTGCGTTACTTGGACGAGCAATCGATTTCGCACGACTATCACCGGTACGGGAACCTGGGGCGTCGAGCCAACCAGCAACGGCGTCCGGTGGAATGATCTGACCGCCGTGCAGGGCCTAGGCGTCGTGCAGGGCCTAGTCGTCGAAGCCGAATTCTCGCATCCAGTCGGCGACATCGGCTTCGTCCAATTCGTCAGGCTTGCGATCCGTCGCGGGCGGTGGTTCGTCCACTTCCCGCTGGACCGCTAGGTGGACGTGTTGATCCAGCAGGTCATCCAACCATTCCTGTGAATCCAGCGCCAGGCTGCCGCGACGTTTCGCGGCGGTCTGCACGCGTTGGTCCGATGAAACGACCGCCAACGACTTGGGCGCCGAGTGGGCTGCGATCAGTTCTTCCAACAGGTCGTCAGCCTCCGGATAGTCGACGGCAAAGATGATTTCGATTTCGTGGATG
Protein-coding regions in this window:
- the serC gene encoding 3-phosphoserine/phosphohydroxythreonine transaminase — encoded protein: MSATATAERVFNFSAGPAALPLPVLQEVQDELLCYPGAGASVMELSHRGKVFIDIMEQAEASIRSLLNISDDYAVLMLQGGAALQFSMIPANLLRDSGKSAQYLLTGAWGKKAIGEAKKEGTVDIAYSAAESNFDRVPTAGDYQTDDNAAYLYYCSNETIQGVQFQSEPQTGADVPLISDASSDFLSRPLDINKYGLLYACAQKNAGPAGVTVVIIRRDLLERGSESLPGYLNYKNHASNGSMWNTPPTFPIYVLGKVAKWLQNDIGGLETMEAQNRAKSALLYGTIDKHPEFYLGHAQTDCRSMMNVTFNLPNEELLGQFVAEASKQNLQNLKGHRSVGGIRASIYNAMPHEGAQALASFMDDFANKNG
- a CDS encoding DUF2726 domain-containing protein — protein: MPIETHFPWVLKARHFFKTGRWEVPKVAATVPAEARPRFLSSAELVLFRQLQQAVGTRAIVCPHTRLSDVIYLANATEFVQQAVRLNLKRIDFLICDATSGASICAVQTEPIMDRRRRTQHDFMRQVLATAKLPLIRLDIENPPSVEELRHLLDEIIAKHRTKASSIATVHSNEQLRPPTQQLSWQKRLSQRGSTPPGAIK
- a CDS encoding phosphoglycerate dehydrogenase, whose translation is MHKILTLNNISPLGLQRLPREQYEIGSEISDPDGILLRSFKMHDMEIPESVAAIGRAGAGVNNIPVEAMTSRGVPVFNAPGANANAVKELVLAGLLMASRNIHGAMRFAADVEGDDAAISVAVEAGKKNFVGSELPSKTLGVIGLGAIGVRVANAALSLGMKVVGYDPLISVQSAWQLSSGVEKAVSLDHLFSQCDAITVHVPLIDATRGIVNAERLKMMPKGGIIVNLARGGICDDAAVLASLDSGHSHCYVADFPTAALLKHPKVLAFPHLGASTNEAEENCAMMVADSVREFLEDGTVTNSVNFPEAHMPRTSGHRITIANANVPNMVGQISTLLANAGQNIADLLNKSRGDIAYTIVDLDAEISDETIAAIRSIKGVLSVRHLRATA
- a CDS encoding NYN domain-containing protein, giving the protein MEFTPTDEPPRPTLWLLIDGYNVLAPTAPPRRPDAHWLHQERMRLVSRLSKHLDAATRARTCVVFDAANPPRDRPHRFIIHEIEIIFAVDYPEADDLLEELIAAHSAPKSLAVVSSDQRVQTAAKRRGSLALDSQEWLDDLLDQHVHLAVQREVDEPPPATDRKPDELDEADVADWMREFGFDD
- a CDS encoding proline dehydrogenase family protein, which gives rise to MLLNDGDGGQIDANRDADDGSDRSDVDRAIQLAADLLERAAELQTPQERRQQAELDRMVKHQTDKATMVEMTDQAFRTYSPARVADQLTHLLDVQGIPRFFSPVEQAMLRGFQSFGEYLPGVAVPLVKEKMRRETANVILPAEPELLTQHLRNRQSHGVGMNVNLLGEAVLGEDEVRNRMRRYTEALRLDDVRCMSVKISTMDSQVSSLARQHTIDKVSDRLETLYRTADREIDPSTGNSKFIYLDMEEYRDLYLTADVLCQTLDRPGLEQTRAGIALQAYVPDSYPVMQRLIEWSTKRVADGCTGLTIRLVKGANLEMERVESSIGGHRQSPYMSKVETDANYKRMLRDLVAAARSGIVHIGLASHNLFDVALGLIWAGDLVHTDAIQIEMLEGMANHQRRAIGDHVENLLLYAPACRQDEFLNAIGYLIRRLDENTGPQNFLRHSYRLKPGSPEFKRLADDFRQSYAMIDSVSSAPRRNVERKDAPEQPPVAEHWSLYVNEPDTDWSVPANSVWAEQTLQKWKDQCGDQATVVPLWVGDQQVTPEPDQMRESTDPSRPGCVVCRYPMASLDQVQQAVSIAASDSNPWKDTSLEHRHEVLRGAAQRMRQRRGDMIGAMVAEGGKTIPEADPEISEAIDFCEFYPLTVNHWAQQAGVDICSRGVVAVITPWNFPLAIPAGGIAAALACGNTVILKPASETVWVAAMVCDAFWDAGVPRDALQMLPCEDEVAESGLVKDGRVETVILTGGTSTAKRMLAVRPDLHLLAETGGKNATIVTAMADRDLAVKHVVQSAFGHAGQKCSATSLLLLEQEVFDDPKFQSLLADAVESLPVGSAWDLETKMGPLIAPPGKTLTRGMKTLEDDETWLVAPEHIVGQPNLYRPGVKWNVAPGSFSHLTELFGPVLGVMPFSRLEEAIEIVRSTGYGLTSGLESLDDREIELWKQSIHAGNLYINRSTTGAIVLRQPFGGVGLSAYGPGVKAGGPHYVLALMRITDSGQTTPSTDSVSTTVAPSTLGSKPTDALTRWVGELSGTGIDDELRRSLMQMVDECSRAMQVEFSGSHDTVRLLGQDNLRRYLSVKGLTIRVEAGDSQSDLLSAVIAAVSVQTPVTLSIDPKVPDEWIEWLDAAADAVPGLVDPIDETDSDLADRIAAGDVTRLRRLTPSVPGSGSLAACCEHFVTVISEPVLSCAAIECLRYLDEQSISHDYHRYGNLGRRANQQRRPVE